One window from the genome of Nerophis ophidion isolate RoL-2023_Sa unplaced genomic scaffold, RoL_Noph_v1.0 HiC_scaffold_36, whole genome shotgun sequence encodes:
- the LOC133546664 gene encoding uncharacterized protein LOC133546664 has translation MVLELEESSDPTVRNAQVPIRTGRKWQAGPEVAKAIGRLQHQEIVGRVQVGRAGLGWGDSPRLWSKATKRERRAMVVEEVSRANQEQYTIKAVSQGRQGRWTTWEGTLSRPISWADLWKMPQARLSFLLRATYDTLPCPRNLHQWYGQEESCPLCGAPNASLQHLLSSCKIGLTQGRFRWRHDQVLMKLAEILESSRREANSQPIAKQHSVMFVRPGEGKGDTSRRGPRSVLSLARDWSMRADIGKQLQFPREITTTSLRPDIVLWSAVTKSAMLVELTIPWEEGIQAAYERKAAKYADLAAECREAGWSTPIYPVEVGCRGFVGTSTIRLLRDVGLTGAKLRRETKALAEEAEKGSFWLWLRRRDKYWGSRQ, from the coding sequence atggTTCTCGAGCTGGAAGAATCCTCAGATCCTACAGTGAGGAATGCACAGGTACCAATCCGAACAGGCCGGAAGTGGCAAGCAGGGCCAGAGGTTGCCAAAGCCATTGGCAGGCTCCAACACCAGGAGATAGTTGGCAGGGTGCAAGTAGGAAGAGCGGGGCTTGGCTGGGGAGATTCTCCACGCCTTTGGTCCAAGGCCACAAAGAGGGAACGCAGAGCCATGGTTGTGGAGGAGGTCTCAAGGGCGAACCAGGAGCAATATACCATCAAGGCCGTGTCTCAAGGTCGCCAAGGAAGATGGACCACTTGGGAAGGTACCCTTAGCAGACCCATCAGCTGGGCCGACCTATGGAAGATGCCCCAAGCCAGACTCAGCTTCCTACTCAGGGCAACTTATGACACCTTGCCATGCCCCAGAAACCTCCACCAGTGGTACGGCCAGGAGGAGAGCTGTCCCCTGTGTGGTGCTCCCAACGCCAGCCTGCAGCACTTGCTATCAAGCTGCAAGATCGGGCTGACACAGGGTCGCTTCAGATGGCGACATGATCAAGTCCTGATGAAACTGGCAGAAATCCTGGAGAGCAGTAGACGAGAGGCCAACAGCCAACCCATAGCCAAACAACATTCTGTCATGTTTGTGAGGCCAGGGGAAGGCAAAGGAGACACCAGCCGAAGAGGCCCCCGCAGTGTCCTCTCTCTGGCAAGGGACTGGAGTATGAGGGCTGACATTGGCAAACAGCTCCAATTCCCCCGTGAGATCACCACCACTTCACTCCGCCCAGACATTGTGCTGTGGTctgctgttaccaagtctgccatgctgGTTGAGCTtaccatcccctgggaggagggAATCCAGGCAGCATACGAGCGCAAAGCAGCCAAGTATGCAGATCTGGCTGCTGAGTGCAGAGAGGCAGGCTGGTCCACTCCCATCTACCCTGTGGAAGTAGGCTGTCGGGGCTTCGTCGGTACATCAACCATAAGGCTGCTCCGAGATGTGGGATTGACTGGGGCTAAGCTCCGAAGGGAAACAAAGGCCCTTGCTGAGGAAGCAGAAAAGGGAAGTTTCTGGTTGTGGCTGAGGAGGAGGGATAAGTACTGGGGGTCGAGGCAATAA